The Engystomops pustulosus chromosome 1, aEngPut4.maternal, whole genome shotgun sequence genome has a window encoding:
- the COQ2 gene encoding 4-hydroxybenzoate polyprenyltransferase, mitochondrial has product MALTMKMIRTCVPINRVMYTACTHSMSCSIDKEKSFLKSKLHCTNYPPNLFRKSLCPTVCQSAQLRTSPNLWSRPRFSAAAVVEAMPKNMQPYLKLMRMDKPIGTWLLYLPCTWSIALAAQPGCLPDFYMLALFGTGSILMRGAGCTINDMWDKDFDKKVARTANRPIAAGDITQLQSLVFLGGQLSLALAVLLCLNNYSIALGAASLSLVLTYPLMKRITYWPQLVLGLTFNWGALLGWSAIKGSCDWSVCLPLYASGVMWTLIYDTIYAHQDKADDVLVGVKSTALRFSEQTKPWLSAFGVAMITGLTLTGVSCDQTLPYYAAVALIGGHLVHQIYTLDINCAEDCWKKFTENRTIGFLLFLGIVLGNLWKSQETHKGKDLPDHSS; this is encoded by the exons ATGGCTTTGACAATGAAGATGATCCGGACATGTGTGCCTATCAACAGAGTTATGTACACAGCATGTACCCATAGTATGTCCTGCTCCATAGACAAGGAGAAGTCATTTCTGAAGTCCAAATTGCACTGCACCAACTATCCACCCAACCTTTTTCGAAAATctttgtgccccactgtgtgtcaAAGTGCCCAGCTGAGAACATCACCCAATCTTTGGAGCAGGCCTCGGTTTTCCGCAGCAGCAGTGGTTGAAGCGATGCCAAAGAACATGCAGCCTTATCTAAAACTTATGAGGATGGATAAACCTATAG GAACCTGGCTGCTCTATCTGCCGTGTACCTGGAGTATTGCCCTTGCAGCACAGCCAGGATGCCTTCCAGACTTTTATATGCTTGCACTTTTTGGCACTGGATCGATACTAATGCGCGGTGCTGGATGTACTATTAATGATATGTGGGATAAAGACTTTGACAAAAAG GTGGCAAGAACAGCTAATCGCCCAATTGCTGCAGGTGACATCACCCAGTTGCAGTCTTTGGTCTTCCTGGGAGGACAGCTTAGCTTGGCATTGGCTGTGCTGCTGTGTCTGAACAATTATAG CATTGCTTTAGGAGCTGCCTCCTTGTCGCTGGTACTTACCTATCCATTAATGAAGAGGATAACTTACTGGCCCCAACTCGTATTAG GACTGACCTTTAACTGGGGGGCCTTATTAGGCTGGTCTGCTATTAAAGGGTCATGTGACTGGTCAGTCTGTCTCCCATTGTATGCCTCTGGAGTTATGTGGACACTTATTTACGATACCATCTATGCTCATCAG GACAAAGCAGACGATGTGTTGGTTGGGGTGAAGTCGACAGCATTGCGCTTTAGTGAGCAGACAAAGCCTTGGCTGAGTGCCTTTGGTGTAGCCATGATTACAGGACTGACACTGACAGGAGTAAGCTGTGACCAGACTTTGCCCTATTATGCAGCTGTTGCACTCATCGGGGGACATCTAGTCCACCAG ATCTATACATTGGATATCAATTGTGCAGAAGACTGCTGGAAGAAGTTTACAGAAAATCGAACAATAGGCTTTTTACTTTTTCTAGGCATTGTATTGGGGAATTTGTGGAAGTCCCAAGAAACACATAAGGGAAAGGATTTGCCTGATCAcagttcatga